Proteins from a genomic interval of Demetria terragena DSM 11295:
- a CDS encoding RNA-binding protein has protein sequence MLEEALEHLVKGIVDHDEEVVVRHKQIRRGDLLEVRVHPDDLGRVIGRSGRTASALRTVMSALAGGKNIRVDIVDTDRAR, from the coding sequence GTGCTCGAAGAAGCACTCGAGCACCTGGTCAAGGGCATCGTCGACCACGACGAAGAGGTCGTGGTGCGGCACAAGCAGATTCGCCGTGGTGACCTGCTCGAGGTTCGGGTTCACCCGGACGACCTTGGACGAGTCATCGGCCGCTCGGGTCGCACCGCCTCGGCACTTCGCACCGTCATGAGCGCACTTGCCGGTGGCAAGAACATCCGGGTCGACATCGTCGACACGGACCGCGCTCGCTGA
- a CDS encoding quaternary amine ABC transporter ATP-binding protein gives MTALEAKSLYKIFGAQAEQVARRLEAGEGATSVSQASGTTAAVIDASFTVNSGEIFVVMGLSGSGKSTLIRMLNGLHPPTAGQVLIHGQDISAMSPEDLRRTRRDHISMVFQHFALFPHRTVLENAAYGLKIKGMPAAERTTKAREALDLVGLSGWGDRKPHQLSGGMQQRVGLARALAAQTDIMLMDEAFSALDPLIRRDMQDQLIDLQRQLGKTVVFITHDLNEAMRLGDRIAMMREGRIVQLGTAQEILSHPADEYVARFIADVDRSRVLTAEAIMEPAGDSPHPGAAEVPSTMLLADLVSHAARSPEPLRVVHEGQLLGVITREALLTALGHESELSPAGPDTTVQGGPR, from the coding sequence GTGACAGCACTCGAAGCGAAGTCGCTCTACAAAATATTCGGTGCGCAAGCGGAGCAGGTCGCTCGTCGACTTGAAGCGGGTGAAGGCGCCACGAGCGTCAGCCAGGCAAGCGGGACCACCGCAGCAGTCATCGATGCCTCGTTCACGGTCAACAGCGGCGAGATCTTCGTCGTGATGGGCCTCTCCGGCTCAGGAAAGTCCACCCTGATCCGAATGCTCAATGGGCTCCACCCACCCACCGCAGGTCAAGTGCTCATCCATGGCCAAGACATCAGCGCGATGTCGCCAGAAGACCTTCGGCGTACGCGTCGAGATCACATCAGCATGGTGTTTCAACACTTCGCGCTGTTCCCGCATCGCACCGTGCTGGAGAACGCGGCCTACGGACTCAAGATCAAGGGCATGCCTGCTGCCGAGCGCACCACCAAGGCGCGCGAGGCACTCGACCTGGTCGGTCTGTCGGGATGGGGCGATCGCAAGCCCCATCAGCTCTCCGGTGGCATGCAACAGCGCGTCGGCCTGGCCCGGGCGCTGGCCGCCCAAACCGACATCATGCTGATGGACGAGGCGTTCAGCGCGCTCGACCCGCTGATCCGGCGCGACATGCAGGACCAGCTCATCGACCTGCAACGCCAACTCGGCAAGACCGTCGTCTTCATCACGCACGACCTCAATGAGGCCATGCGCCTGGGTGATCGCATCGCGATGATGCGCGAGGGCCGCATCGTCCAACTTGGCACGGCCCAAGAGATCCTCAGCCATCCGGCCGACGAATACGTTGCCCGGTTCATCGCCGACGTCGATCGGTCTCGAGTCCTCACGGCCGAGGCCATCATGGAGCCCGCGGGGGACAGTCCGCACCCAGGCGCCGCGGAGGTCCCGTCCACGATGCTGCTCGCGGATTTGGTCTCCCACGCCGCCCGCTCCCCCGAGCCGCTACGGGTAGTCCACGAAGGCCAACTCCTCGGTGTCATTACTCGGGAGGCGCTGTTGACCGCGCTCGGGCACGAGAGCGAACTCAGTCCGGCCGGGCCTGACACGACCGTCCAAGGAGGCCCCCGATGA
- a CDS encoding ABC transporter permease: MTALPTATVAPEIPLGDWATSVVDWMTDQLDWLFEGLNSFIDGWVDLIADPLLQVPIIAIIAVLALMALLVRGVAFSIATVIGFLIIDGLDLFPQTIETVALVLVAAIIAIVIAVPVGILAARSQGFSNTIRPALDLMQTLPAYVYLLPFLFLMGPGAAPAVLATVIFAMPPGVRLTELGIRQVDQEMVEAGQAFGATPREVLRGIQVPLATPTIMAGINQVIMLSLSMVVIAAVVGAEGLGKDVLQALSTLQIGPGTEAGIAVVILAIYLDRLTDALAKPELGTLPRLREVARARAQAGTTMAE; encoded by the coding sequence ATGACCGCACTTCCCACGGCAACAGTCGCGCCCGAAATCCCACTCGGCGACTGGGCGACCTCCGTCGTCGACTGGATGACCGACCAACTTGACTGGCTCTTCGAGGGGCTGAACTCCTTTATCGACGGGTGGGTCGACCTCATTGCCGATCCGCTGTTGCAGGTTCCGATCATCGCGATCATTGCCGTGCTCGCCCTCATGGCACTGCTCGTGCGAGGCGTCGCCTTCTCGATCGCTACCGTGATCGGATTCTTGATCATCGACGGGCTCGATCTCTTTCCTCAGACGATCGAAACGGTGGCTCTGGTGCTCGTGGCAGCGATCATCGCGATCGTGATCGCCGTGCCGGTCGGCATCCTGGCGGCCCGGTCTCAGGGGTTCTCCAACACCATTCGGCCAGCCCTGGACCTCATGCAAACTCTTCCGGCGTACGTCTATCTGCTGCCGTTCCTTTTCCTCATGGGGCCAGGAGCGGCACCCGCGGTGCTGGCCACGGTGATCTTTGCGATGCCACCGGGCGTCCGCCTCACCGAACTCGGGATCCGTCAGGTCGACCAGGAGATGGTCGAGGCGGGCCAGGCCTTCGGCGCCACCCCTCGTGAGGTTTTGCGCGGTATCCAGGTCCCACTCGCGACGCCCACCATCATGGCGGGCATCAATCAGGTGATCATGTTGTCGCTCTCCATGGTCGTCATCGCCGCAGTTGTTGGGGCCGAGGGCCTCGGCAAGGACGTCTTGCAGGCCCTGTCGACTCTTCAGATCGGCCCAGGCACCGAGGCAGGGATCGCCGTCGTGATCCTGGCGATCTATCTGGACCGACTCACCGACGCCCTTGCCAAGCCCGAGCTCGGCACACTTCCCCGGCTCCGTGAAGTCGCCCGGGCCCGCGCGCAGGCCGGGACCACGATGGCCGAGTAG
- a CDS encoding S8 family peptidase produces MLRKSQYAVLASAALISSSLIGGMSAGAAPVADPRSTTVDTAPADGTLMSYVVNLKPTKINHGQMKKAEKLISQSGGTVVQSWPQIGVIVAHSTKAAFVDKLPRSANSPIEAAGQTRTTEVAEGTPKGNPVLPPGQRPTAGAPDTYPAPSAPATFTPEPMEDQQPGNREVQADAAHQISQGSPGVLVGVLDTGVDGTHPDLAPNFRDDKSVSCQNAGVPERKNWEPTDSNHGTHVAGTIAAARNGKGIAGIAPKTSVASIRVASDQNLFYPEYVVCGIVWAADQGFDITNHSYFVDPWMFWCDDQANQAPGREAVRRALAYATDQGVSQVAAAGNSDIDLANKTTDDTSPNDSTPAARTLNPECRQIPAEMPGVVSVGATQTARDIWTKRFSSNYGADKITVVAPGSRILSTVPGGGYGSLSGTSMAAPHVAGVLALMKASHPDATPAELTSMLIRDATPVPCAGAPRCLGTPELNNFFGHGFVNALKAVSSEHHE; encoded by the coding sequence ATGCTCCGCAAGTCGCAGTACGCCGTCCTGGCATCCGCCGCATTAATCTCCTCATCGCTCATCGGCGGCATGTCGGCTGGCGCCGCGCCAGTGGCTGACCCGCGGTCGACAACGGTCGATACCGCACCTGCCGACGGCACGCTCATGAGTTACGTCGTCAATCTCAAGCCAACCAAGATCAACCATGGCCAGATGAAGAAGGCCGAGAAATTGATCTCGCAGTCTGGCGGCACGGTCGTGCAGTCGTGGCCGCAAATCGGCGTGATCGTCGCGCACTCCACGAAAGCCGCATTTGTCGACAAGCTTCCCAGGAGCGCTAACTCACCCATCGAGGCCGCAGGCCAGACGCGCACCACCGAGGTAGCCGAAGGCACACCTAAGGGCAATCCGGTGCTCCCGCCCGGTCAGCGTCCTACCGCAGGGGCCCCTGATACCTACCCCGCCCCGTCCGCCCCCGCCACATTCACACCAGAGCCAATGGAAGACCAGCAGCCTGGCAACCGGGAAGTGCAGGCTGACGCCGCGCACCAGATCAGCCAGGGCAGTCCCGGGGTACTCGTAGGCGTTCTTGACACCGGAGTCGACGGAACTCATCCCGACCTCGCCCCGAACTTCCGGGACGACAAGTCAGTTTCCTGCCAGAACGCTGGGGTCCCTGAGCGCAAAAACTGGGAGCCGACCGATAGCAACCACGGCACCCACGTCGCTGGCACGATCGCGGCCGCACGCAATGGCAAAGGCATCGCGGGTATTGCACCCAAGACCTCGGTCGCCTCGATCCGCGTTGCCAGCGACCAGAACCTGTTCTATCCCGAGTACGTCGTGTGCGGCATCGTGTGGGCGGCCGATCAGGGATTCGACATCACGAACCACAGTTACTTCGTCGACCCATGGATGTTCTGGTGCGACGACCAGGCCAACCAGGCTCCGGGTCGCGAAGCCGTCCGGCGAGCCCTGGCATACGCCACCGACCAAGGTGTCTCGCAGGTCGCTGCTGCGGGCAATTCCGACATCGACCTGGCGAACAAGACGACCGATGACACGAGTCCCAACGACAGCACTCCCGCCGCGCGCACGCTCAACCCCGAATGTCGCCAAATTCCGGCCGAGATGCCGGGTGTTGTGTCGGTCGGGGCCACGCAGACTGCGAGGGACATCTGGACCAAGCGCTTCAGTTCCAACTACGGCGCGGACAAGATCACCGTGGTCGCGCCTGGCTCGAGGATCCTTTCCACCGTTCCCGGTGGCGGCTACGGCAGTCTGAGCGGGACGTCGATGGCGGCGCCGCACGTCGCGGGCGTGCTCGCGCTCATGAAGGCCAGCCACCCCGACGCAACGCCAGCGGAACTCACCTCCATGTTGATACGTGACGCCACACCCGTCCCGTGCGCTGGTGCCCCTCGGTGCCTCGGCACTCCCGAACTGAACAACTTCTTCGGCCACGGTTTCGTCAACGCGCTTAAGGCGGTCAGTTCCGAACATCACGAATAG